From the genome of Mucispirillum schaedleri ASF457:
AGTTTAATCTTAGAGGAATGATTTCTTATGCTGATAATAAACCATCTGGCTTTGTGCTTGGTGAAGAATTAAATGATGAAACATTTGCACTGCATTTTGCAAAAGGAATAAGGGAATATAAAGGGATATACCAGCATTTATATAATTCTTTCAGCATTAAATTAAACAGTAAATATAAATATATTAATTTTGAGCAGGATTTAGGAAAAGATACACTTCGTCAGGCAAAATCTACATATTATCCTGATGAAATGCGAAAAAAATATAGAGTAGCTTTAATTAAATAGGTTAAAAAAGGAGATAACATTATGGAAAAGAATGCACAAAAGCCTAAAAATTTTATTTTAAGTCTTTTTGGCAAAACAAAATATATTATTATTACAGCAGTTATTTTATTTGCATTAATTATGTTTTTTATGGATTCATTAATAGGTAATGTTGATGCAAATGAGTATCAGGTTAAGCAGGCTTTTATGACTGGCGATATGTCTGCCCATTTAACACCCGGCTGGTATCTTAAAGTTATGGGAACAATATACAGGTTTCCAAAAACAGAAACAGTTTATTTTACAGGTGATAATGATAATCCCGCAAATCAAGGACCTGTAACTGTTACTTTTTCTGATAACTCACGGTGTGATATAAGCGGAACTGTAAGAGTTATTATGCCTACAAATGACCAGTATGCTATTGATATTGTTGCAAAACATTCAAACAGGACATTTCAGGATTTTGCAGCAAAGAATATTATACCTGTAACAAAAAGAGCATTAATTACAGCTGCTACAACAATGACAGCTCCAGATGCTAAAATAAAAATGGCTGATTTAGCTACTCTTGGTCAAGACCAGTTAAATAATGGTATATTTATGCTTGAATCTACAAAAATAACAGAAGTAGACCCTGCAACAAGTGAAGAAGTTATTAGAGAAGTAAAACATATAAAACAGTCAACAGATGGCACAACTGCAAGGTATAAAGATGATATGCCGCTTACTGCTTTTGGTGCAAGTGCTACTAACTTTGTGGTAACAGATATTACATGCTCTCCAGAAATTGAAAGACAAATTTCTGACCAGCAGCAGGCAAAAATGGGTATTGCTACAGCTAAGGCAGAAGCAGCTCGGGCAGATCAGGAAGTTATTACTGCAAGAAAACAAGGGGATGCTAAAATTGCAAAGATAAAAGCGGAAGAAGAAGCAAAAGCTCAGCAAATGATAGTTGCTGCAGAAAGAGAAAATAAAGTGCAGATTTTAAATGCTCAAAGGGAAGTGGAAATCTCAAAACTTAAAAAACAGGAAGAAGAAAACCTGCTTGCTGCTGCAAATGTTAATAAGCAGAGAACTATTTTAGAAGCAGATGCTCAGGCTTATGCAAAAAGAAAAGTAATGGAAGCTGATGGTGCTCTTGATAAAAAATTAGAAGCATATAAATATGCAGTAGAAAAACAAAGTGAAGCTATTGCAAATATTACTCTTCCACAGATAATGATAAATGGTGATAATGCTAATAATAAAAATGGTTCAAGCTCTATGGCAGGTATGGATTTACTGCTCCAAATGATGCTTATAAATACAGCTAAATCACTTGGGCTTGATATGAATGTAAAAAATAATAACTAGATTTCATAATGTAATATAATTCAAAAAATATTGACAACTTTAATAGTTTAAATATATTAATAATATTATATTATGGATGGTAGTATATGAAAAAATTAATATTTACAAGTTTATTTATTTTTGCAGCATTTACTTTATATGCTCAAACTGTGCCTTTAACATTAAATATTGAAAATATAGGCTCAAATAAAGGCAGCATAGTAGTAAATATATGCACTAATGTAGATGAATTTGCAGAAAGAGAGCCATGTAAATATTCTTTTTCAATACCTGCAAAAAAAGGCAGTATCTCTCAGCAGATTAATATTGATAAAGGCAGGTATGGTATTATGGTATATCATGATGAAAACAGTAATAATATACTTGATATGGCTATGTTTGGCAAACCTAAAGAAAGATATGGTTTTTCAAATAACAAATATGGAGCTTTTAGCTCAAAACCGCCTTTTGAAAAAGCATTAGTAAATATTGATAGACCAACAACTGCTTCAATAAAATTAAAAAAATAGGTATAACTTATTGTATGTTATAAGGGGAAAGTGTGATAGATGCTTTCCCTTTTTTATTATTTCTGTAAAATTTTGATAGTATCTTAAAAAGTTTTGAAATACTAATATTTTAGATATTTCGCCTTATGGCTCAATATGACATAATTGCAGTGTTTTTGTTAATATTAGACAGCATTACATAATCTTAATCTTAATTAAATAAATATCCAAACTATATATTATAGAATAGTGTCCTAAAAAGTTCGCAATTTTAATTATAATAAAAAATATTATCTTATTTAATTGATAAAATGTATATAAAATAATAATTTATTATTAGTAGTATAGTAATTAGTAAAATACAGCACTAAAAAACAGGTTATATAATAAAAATTATATTGCATAAATATTTTTGGTGTGTTATAAATCTGATTAATCGTAACACAATAAATGAGGTATATGATGAAGAAGTTTATAATAATTTTCTTTATTTTCTTATTATCTACAACAGTTTATGCAAAAAATGACAGCACTCTTACTATTGCATATCCTGTAAATGCTGGACCATTAAACCCACATTTATATAATCCAAACCAAATGTATGCACAGACTATGGTATATGACAGCCTTGTTCGCTATAATCCAGATGATATGGAGCCTGCTTTGGCAGAAAAATGGAGCATAAGTGATGACGGATTAACTTATACATTTAAACTTCGTAATGCTGCATTTTCTGATGGAAGTGTTGTTACTGCTGAAGCAGTTGTTATGAATTTTAATGCTGTTATGCAGAATAAGGCTCGCCACAGCTGGATATCTTTAGTTAGTATGATAGAAAGTTTTTCTGCAAAAGATGAAAAAACTTTTATACTAAAACTTTCAAAACCTTATAACCTTACATTAAAAGAGTTAAGTGTGGCTCGTCCTTTCCGTATACTTGCTCCAAACGGATTTTTAGATGACAAAAATACAAGCAAAGGCATAAAAGCACCAATTGGCTCAGGACCTTGGAAACTTAAAGAAACAAGGCTTGGGGAATATGATATTTTTGAAAGAAACGAATATTACTGGGGACAGAAACCAAAATATAAATATGTAAAAGTTTTAGTGCTGCCTGATGCAAACAGCAGAATAATTGCTCTTGAAACTGGTAAAATAGATATGCTTATAGGTGAAGGAAGTTTTACTATTGAAAATTTTGTCCGCTTATCTAAAAATAAAAATATTGCAGCTTATAAATCTGAACCAAGAGTAACAAATATGATTGCAATAAATACTGCAAAAAATAACACAAAGGATGTAAATGTTAGAAAAGCTGTTATGATGGCAGTAAATAAAGATAATATTATAAAATATATTTTACTTAATCAGGAAATAAAAGCTGAGCAGATATTTAATCCAATGCTTGAATACTGCAATGCTGGCATTATTCCCTATGAATATAATATTAATAAAGCAAATGAGATATTAGAAAATGCAGGCTGGAAGAAAAAAGGCTTATATAGAGAAAAAGACGGCATAATATTATCTATTGATATGCACTATATAGGTATAGACCCAAAGCAAAAAGCAATTGCAGAGATTTTGCAGGCAGATTTAATGAATGTAGGTATTAAGCTTAATTTATCTGCTGAAGAAAGCACTATTTTTTACAGCTTACAGTCAAATGGCAGTTTTGATATGATATTTAATAAAACATGGGGACCGCCTTTTGAGCCAGGCACATTTGCAGGCAGTATGAGAAAACCATCCCATGCAGACTATCAGGCACAAAGTGGATTAAAAGAAAAAGAATATATTGATAATATGATAGATAAATTAATAGTATCAGACAATACTACATTTATTGCAGAAAAATATGAAGAGATTCTTAATATTTTCCATAATGAAGCAGTATATCTGCCAATTAGTTACGAGCTTGATTTAGCTTTGGTGAGAAAAGACAGAGTGAAAAACTTTCAGTTTGGTAATATGGTAACAGAATTTATGCTGCATACTTTGGAGCCTTATAATGATTAAATATATTATAAAACGACTGCTGATTATTATACCAGTTATGCTTGCAGTATCATTTATAGTGTTTACTATGCTAAGGCTTGGACCTGTTGACCCTGCTCAAGCATATCTTCTTAATTCAAGAATACCGCCAACAGAAGAAGCCTTATCTGTTACAAGGGCAGAATTAGGACTTGATAAGCCGTTTTTTACTCAATATGCATTATGGCTTAAAGGTGCAGTGCAGCTTGATTTTGGCTTATCTTATATGACTAAGCGAGATGCATTTGGTGATTTGATGTATTATTTTCCAGTAACATTAAAAGTTACATTTCTAGCTATGATAGTAGTTATAATTGTAAGTATTCCGCTTGGTATATTAGGTGCAGTAAAAAAAGGCAGTTTAGCAGATAAATTAATAAAATTTTTCTCATTTATTGGTGTATCAACGCCTAGTTTTTGGTTTGGATTTCTGATTATATATGTGTTTTCTCTAAAATTAAATATTCTGCCGCCTTTTGGATTGGACGGTTTTTCAAGCTGGATTATGCCAATTTTAACTCTTGGTTTAATGTCAAGTGCTATTAACACCCGTATTACAAGAACAAGTTTTTTAGAGCATATAAATAACCGCTCTGTATGGTATTTAAAAGTAAATGGTGTGCAGAAAAAAACTATTATTGGAAAATATGTGCTTAAAAACTCCATGCTTCCAGTGATTACTTCACTTGGTATGCATTTTGGTGAATTAATAGGCGGTGCAGTTGTGGTGGAAGTGCTTTTTGCTCTGCCCGGAGTAGGAAGATATGTTGTATCATCTATTACTAACCATGATTACCCTGTGATACAGTGTTTTATGATATTAATGACTGGAATATTTATAATAGTAAACTTAATTATAGATGTAATATATGTTTATCTAAACCCTAAAATAAAATATGGAG
Proteins encoded in this window:
- the nikA gene encoding nickel ABC transporter substrate-binding protein, encoding MMKKFIIIFFIFLLSTTVYAKNDSTLTIAYPVNAGPLNPHLYNPNQMYAQTMVYDSLVRYNPDDMEPALAEKWSISDDGLTYTFKLRNAAFSDGSVVTAEAVVMNFNAVMQNKARHSWISLVSMIESFSAKDEKTFILKLSKPYNLTLKELSVARPFRILAPNGFLDDKNTSKGIKAPIGSGPWKLKETRLGEYDIFERNEYYWGQKPKYKYVKVLVLPDANSRIIALETGKIDMLIGEGSFTIENFVRLSKNKNIAAYKSEPRVTNMIAINTAKNNTKDVNVRKAVMMAVNKDNIIKYILLNQEIKAEQIFNPMLEYCNAGIIPYEYNINKANEILENAGWKKKGLYREKDGIILSIDMHYIGIDPKQKAIAEILQADLMNVGIKLNLSAEESTIFYSLQSNGSFDMIFNKTWGPPFEPGTFAGSMRKPSHADYQAQSGLKEKEYIDNMIDKLIVSDNTTFIAEKYEEILNIFHNEAVYLPISYELDLALVRKDRVKNFQFGNMVTEFMLHTLEPYND
- a CDS encoding ABC transporter permease subunit gives rise to the protein MIKYIIKRLLIIIPVMLAVSFIVFTMLRLGPVDPAQAYLLNSRIPPTEEALSVTRAELGLDKPFFTQYALWLKGAVQLDFGLSYMTKRDAFGDLMYYFPVTLKVTFLAMIVVIIVSIPLGILGAVKKGSLADKLIKFFSFIGVSTPSFWFGFLIIYVFSLKLNILPPFGLDGFSSWIMPILTLGLMSSAINTRITRTSFLEHINNRSVWYLKVNGVQKKTIIGKYVLKNSMLPVITSLGMHFGELIGGAVVVEVLFALPGVGRYVVSSITNHDYPVIQCFMILMTGIFIIVNLIIDVIYVYLNPKIKYGV
- a CDS encoding DUF2141 domain-containing protein, whose translation is MKKLIFTSLFIFAAFTLYAQTVPLTLNIENIGSNKGSIVVNICTNVDEFAEREPCKYSFSIPAKKGSISQQINIDKGRYGIMVYHDENSNNILDMAMFGKPKERYGFSNNKYGAFSSKPPFEKALVNIDRPTTASIKLKK